One window from the genome of Blastocatellia bacterium encodes:
- a CDS encoding ABC transporter ATP-binding protein, which produces MIEVTHLTKRYNGTVAVDDISFCVQQGEILGYLGPNGAGKSTTVKMLTGVIRPTSGRIIIDGLDMAENPTEIKKRIGYVPETGGLYESLTAYEYLQLVGRLYHLDEDVLDRRIEEFMTLFGLVQVMHDRLSSYSKGMKQKVLISAALLHNPKIIFLDEPLSGLDASSALLLKELVRRLAQEGKTIFYCSHILDVVERVCDRVIIINKGKIVADGRVDQLKEMTRQASLEDVFKQLTLSTDIGELADAFARSVVEIGR; this is translated from the coding sequence ATGATCGAGGTAACACATTTGACCAAACGCTATAATGGAACGGTCGCCGTGGACGACATCTCCTTTTGCGTGCAACAGGGGGAAATTCTCGGCTATCTCGGCCCAAACGGCGCGGGCAAGAGTACAACCGTCAAGATGCTCACCGGGGTGATTCGCCCCACCAGCGGTCGGATCATCATTGACGGCCTCGATATGGCGGAGAATCCGACCGAGATCAAAAAGCGCATCGGCTATGTCCCGGAAACGGGGGGACTCTACGAGAGCCTCACGGCTTACGAATATCTCCAGCTCGTCGGGCGACTCTATCACCTGGATGAAGATGTGCTCGACCGCCGCATCGAAGAGTTCATGACGCTCTTTGGCCTGGTGCAGGTGATGCATGATCGGTTGTCGAGCTATTCCAAGGGGATGAAACAAAAGGTCCTCATTTCGGCGGCCCTGCTGCACAATCCCAAGATCATTTTCCTGGACGAACCGTTGAGCGGACTGGATGCGAGCAGCGCCCTGCTGCTGAAGGAACTGGTTCGACGCCTGGCGCAGGAGGGAAAAACCATCTTCTATTGCTCGCATATCCTCGATGTCGTCGAGCGCGTCTGCGATCGCGTCATCATCATCAACAAAGGCAAGATCGTGGCCGATGGCCGGGTGGATCAACTGAAGGAGATGACGCGCCAGGCATCGCTCGAAGACGTCTTCAAGCAACTGACGCTCAGCACTGATATTGGGGAGCTGGCCGACGCCTTCGCCCGCAGCGTGGTGGAGATCGGACGATGA
- a CDS encoding MGMT family protein produces the protein MNKTKGQFSEIYRWVRRIPRGRVLSYGDIAALCRSGVSARTVGWALSVCPDDLPWHRVVNHQGRLTIGRRSLVLQEIQRQRLLAEGVRFVALNQIAMDRHRWNPRSPAKKARPAARKCHRKASVR, from the coding sequence ATGAACAAGACCAAAGGACAGTTCTCGGAAATCTACCGGTGGGTACGGCGCATTCCTCGGGGGCGGGTTCTCTCCTACGGAGATATAGCCGCGCTCTGTCGGTCAGGCGTTAGCGCACGCACCGTAGGATGGGCCCTGTCGGTGTGCCCCGATGACCTTCCCTGGCACCGCGTCGTTAATCATCAGGGACGGCTCACCATCGGGCGACGGTCATTGGTCTTGCAAGAAATCCAGCGCCAGCGGTTGCTGGCCGAAGGAGTTCGGTTTGTCGCCCTCAATCAAATCGCTATGGATCGCCATCGCTGGAACCCACGATCACCAGCGAAAAAGGCTCGCCCGGCCGCGCGCAAGTGCCATCGGAAGGCATCGGTCCGATGA
- a CDS encoding Glu/Leu/Phe/Val dehydrogenase — protein sequence MTAQKVAEDLNLYHIVSQQFDKAAALLDYPRGLLDQIKACNAVYFVQFPVRFGDEYKIFHGWRVEHSQHKKPTKGGIRYSDFVTQDEIMALAALMTYKCAIVDVPFGGAKGGVRLNPKNYTEEQLEKITRRYTAELYRKGFIGPGISVPAPDLGTSEREMAWIADTYDALNPGGIDNLACVTGKPVSQGGIRGRKEATGRGVQFALREVFRHREDLKRIGLKGTLAGKRVVVQGFGNVGYHVARFLQEEDDARIIAVAEVDGGVYNPKGLSIARLAEHRQATGSILNFPGATNIADPRQVLEIECDILIPAALENQITLENVDRIRTKILAEAANGPTTIKAEEILLARGVFVIPDIYLNAGGVTVSYFEWAKNLMHIRFGRMEKRREEMQQERLIQAMERITGHKVPAALRRELLHGPDEEDLVNSGLDETMCRAYNEVRETALRRKTDLRTAAYIVAIEKVARAYRELGIFP from the coding sequence ATGACGGCCCAGAAGGTCGCAGAAGACCTCAATCTCTATCACATCGTCTCGCAGCAATTCGACAAGGCGGCAGCCCTGCTCGATTATCCGCGCGGGCTGCTGGATCAGATCAAGGCGTGCAACGCCGTTTACTTCGTCCAATTTCCCGTGCGGTTCGGCGACGAATACAAGATTTTTCACGGCTGGCGCGTCGAGCACAGTCAGCACAAGAAGCCGACCAAAGGAGGGATTCGCTACAGCGATTTCGTCACTCAGGATGAGATCATGGCGCTGGCCGCACTGATGACCTACAAATGCGCCATCGTGGATGTCCCCTTCGGGGGAGCGAAGGGGGGCGTCCGCCTCAATCCGAAGAACTACACCGAAGAGCAACTGGAAAAGATCACCCGGCGCTACACGGCCGAACTCTACCGCAAGGGATTCATCGGTCCGGGGATCAGCGTTCCCGCGCCGGACCTCGGCACAAGCGAACGCGAGATGGCGTGGATTGCTGACACCTACGATGCGCTCAATCCCGGTGGCATTGATAATCTGGCCTGCGTCACCGGCAAGCCCGTCAGCCAGGGCGGCATTCGCGGGCGCAAGGAAGCGACGGGTCGAGGGGTTCAGTTCGCCCTGCGCGAGGTCTTTCGCCATCGAGAGGACCTCAAACGGATCGGGTTGAAAGGGACGCTGGCGGGCAAGCGCGTTGTCGTCCAAGGATTCGGCAACGTCGGGTATCACGTCGCCCGGTTCTTACAGGAGGAAGACGACGCCCGCATCATCGCCGTGGCCGAGGTGGATGGAGGCGTCTACAATCCCAAAGGGCTCTCCATCGCCCGGCTGGCCGAGCACCGGCAGGCGACGGGATCCATCCTCAACTTCCCCGGCGCGACCAATATCGCCGATCCCCGTCAGGTGCTGGAGATCGAGTGCGACATCCTCATTCCGGCGGCGCTGGAAAACCAGATCACGCTCGAAAACGTTGATCGAATCCGCACGAAAATTCTCGCCGAAGCCGCCAATGGTCCCACCACGATCAAAGCCGAGGAGATACTGCTCGCCCGGGGCGTCTTTGTTATCCCGGATATTTATCTCAATGCCGGGGGCGTGACCGTCTCCTATTTTGAATGGGCCAAGAACCTCATGCACATCCGGTTCGGTCGCATGGAGAAACGGCGGGAGGAGATGCAGCAGGAGCGACTCATTCAGGCGATGGAGCGCATCACCGGTCATAAAGTTCCAGCGGCCCTGCGGCGTGAGCTGCTTCACGGGCCGGACGAGGAGGACCTGGTGAATTCGGGACTGGACGAAACCATGTGCCGCGCCTACAACGAGGTGCGCGAGACGGCTCTCCGACGGAAAACGGATCTGCGCACCGCGGCTTACATCGTGGCGATCGAGAAGGTCGCCCGCGCCTACCGTGAGCTGGGAATCTTCCCCTGA
- a CDS encoding tetratricopeptide repeat protein, with amino-acid sequence MPVQRRTSYIAGLASAVLIVVPLVVHAQGQNEQATGTLLVKCVDASGQPLKDVRLWVMGLRMAQPLEEKSDKKGEATFKKLAVGLYRVVGRKNGFEPSYYEPVRIAANAQETVTLKFQPGDVNKKLYFEDPALLQQANQLFQEGFKLLQEQKYPEAAAKLSESLKIVPANPDGHYFLGIALIQQRKWDEGRKEVEAAVALNPDEPRYREVLKILPGLRLGDEGSDAMARRDFKTAIAKYTEQLKLQPDNTDAMYNLALAYANDGQHDRALEIIRDAIKRKPDEAAYRNLENLIQQHKEQSVIQQAAKLLAEGDQLIKEGNYQAALEKYETGRKMLPKEEPAVWYAIGRCHANLNHPEQAIAAYQQAVRLDPKKPEYSQALAALYLEQKRVAEAIGVYEALSQQLGERADEKLFELGKKYLADNNPELAIPLLEHVQRVNPNHAESYYELGVYYYYAGDKAKAKPLLSKYVEIGKDQKHLEDVKALLAVIERSTKPAPPARTRRP; translated from the coding sequence GTGCCAGTACAACGACGGACGAGTTACATCGCCGGGCTGGCGAGCGCGGTTTTGATCGTTGTCCCCCTGGTGGTTCACGCTCAAGGGCAAAACGAGCAAGCGACGGGAACGCTGCTGGTCAAATGCGTGGATGCCTCGGGTCAACCTCTGAAGGACGTCCGCCTCTGGGTCATGGGTCTGCGCATGGCTCAGCCCTTGGAGGAAAAGAGCGACAAGAAAGGGGAGGCGACCTTCAAGAAGCTGGCTGTGGGACTGTATCGCGTCGTCGGCCGGAAGAATGGATTTGAGCCAAGTTACTATGAGCCGGTGCGCATCGCCGCCAATGCGCAGGAAACTGTCACCCTCAAGTTCCAGCCGGGCGACGTTAACAAAAAGCTTTACTTTGAAGATCCGGCCCTTCTTCAGCAGGCCAATCAACTCTTCCAGGAGGGATTCAAGCTGCTTCAGGAACAAAAGTATCCCGAGGCGGCGGCCAAATTGAGCGAATCGCTCAAGATCGTTCCCGCCAATCCCGACGGCCATTATTTCTTAGGCATTGCCCTGATTCAGCAACGCAAATGGGATGAGGGGCGGAAGGAGGTCGAAGCGGCCGTAGCGCTCAATCCCGACGAGCCGCGCTACCGCGAGGTGTTGAAAATTCTCCCCGGTCTGCGGCTCGGCGATGAAGGATCGGACGCTATGGCGCGACGGGACTTCAAGACGGCCATCGCCAAGTACACCGAACAGCTCAAGCTCCAACCCGACAATACCGATGCCATGTACAACCTGGCGCTCGCCTATGCTAACGACGGGCAGCACGACCGAGCCCTGGAAATCATCCGCGATGCGATCAAGCGGAAGCCGGACGAAGCGGCTTATCGTAACCTGGAGAACTTGATTCAGCAGCATAAGGAACAATCGGTGATTCAGCAGGCGGCCAAACTCCTGGCCGAAGGCGATCAACTGATCAAAGAGGGAAATTACCAGGCGGCGCTGGAAAAATACGAAACCGGTCGGAAGATGCTTCCCAAGGAGGAACCCGCCGTCTGGTATGCCATCGGACGCTGTCACGCGAATCTGAATCATCCGGAGCAGGCCATTGCCGCATATCAACAGGCGGTTCGTCTTGATCCCAAGAAACCCGAGTACAGTCAGGCGCTGGCCGCCCTCTACCTGGAGCAAAAACGCGTCGCCGAAGCCATTGGCGTTTACGAGGCGCTCTCTCAACAGCTTGGGGAACGCGCCGACGAGAAGCTGTTCGAGCTGGGCAAGAAGTATCTGGCCGATAATAATCCTGAGCTGGCGATCCCCCTGCTGGAGCACGTCCAGCGCGTCAATCCGAATCACGCCGAAAGTTATTACGAGCTGGGCGTCTACTACTACTACGCGGGAGACAAAGCGAAGGCGAAGCCGCTGCTGAGCAAATACGTGGAGATCGGGAAGGATCAAAAACACCTCGAAGACGTCAAAGCCTTGCTCGCCGTCATCGAGCGAAGCACGAAACCGGCTCCACCGGCCCGAACCCGACGACCGTAA
- a CDS encoding UvrD-helicase domain-containing protein: MSLTDLNDRQRDAVQYMGGPLLILAGAGSGKTRVITYKIAYLIEQGGIPPNQILAVTFTNKAADEMKERVARLLGNERLASQPVISTFHSFCVRVLRRFIEQLGEGYTSQFSIYDEEDQLRVIAACLRDHQLDERIVPARVVQALITATKSRGLGAEEFAAEVSANPHSKKAVVVPVFRSYEERLRASNALDFDDLLLKTVALLRRVDSVRAYYNDRFRFILVDEYQDTNLPQFHLLRLLTEKHHNICVVGDPDQSIYRWRGAEVQNINDFERHYRDARIITLDQNYRSTQTIIQVANAVIRHNRQRKEKTLRTVKDVGEPVRYYCAETGEGEARFVADRIVDLLAADPSHRVAVLYRTNAQSRLLEDACRARGLSFTMVGGFSFYKRAEIRDILAYLKLALNPWDDESFRRIINSPPRGIGRKTLEAIESLAREYHLSLWDSVKLALVEARLPERSLAPLRDFVGMMEALAEHARTNGPADVVRAAISSTGYAQALEAKRTTSARSLEAESRLLNLEELVTAATEAQERGQSLREFIDHAALISDADEYDPNAPVTLMTMHSAKGMEFPTVFIVGLEEDLFPHFRSQNDEAALEEERRLFYVAITRAQQRLFLTHARMRRYQGKEVSARPSRFLRELPWELVEDLSEDHTKEASGQEDHSFARPRATYSGKTYNTIESIRHFFAERGMSVNLPDPSSPPRSRSFRPGMWVRHPEYGIGRVLRREGQGDRVKLIVSFPGFGQRTLMEKVAPLEEV; this comes from the coding sequence ATGAGCCTGACCGATCTCAACGACCGGCAGCGCGACGCCGTCCAGTATATGGGCGGCCCGCTGCTCATTCTGGCGGGAGCCGGATCGGGGAAAACCCGCGTCATCACCTACAAGATCGCCTATCTCATTGAGCAGGGAGGCATCCCCCCGAATCAGATTCTCGCCGTCACCTTCACCAACAAGGCCGCCGATGAGATGAAGGAACGGGTGGCCCGGCTTCTGGGAAATGAGCGGCTCGCGTCACAGCCGGTCATCTCCACGTTTCACAGTTTTTGCGTGCGCGTGCTCCGCCGATTCATCGAACAGCTCGGCGAGGGATACACCTCTCAGTTCTCGATCTACGATGAGGAGGATCAGCTTCGAGTGATCGCGGCCTGCCTGCGAGACCACCAGCTGGACGAAAGAATCGTGCCCGCGCGAGTGGTTCAGGCGCTGATTACCGCAACCAAGAGTCGGGGTCTGGGAGCGGAGGAATTCGCGGCGGAAGTGAGCGCGAATCCGCATTCAAAGAAGGCCGTCGTGGTTCCGGTCTTCCGCTCATACGAGGAGCGGCTGCGGGCGTCCAATGCTCTGGACTTCGACGATCTCCTGCTCAAGACCGTCGCTCTGCTTCGCCGCGTGGATTCGGTGCGCGCCTACTACAACGATCGCTTCCGCTTCATCCTCGTGGACGAATATCAGGACACGAATCTCCCGCAGTTTCACCTCCTGCGACTGTTGACCGAGAAGCATCATAACATCTGCGTGGTGGGTGATCCCGATCAGAGCATCTACCGCTGGCGGGGAGCCGAGGTCCAGAACATCAACGATTTCGAGCGGCACTATCGGGATGCTCGCATCATCACGCTCGACCAGAACTATCGCTCGACGCAAACGATCATCCAGGTCGCCAACGCCGTGATTCGTCACAATCGCCAGCGCAAAGAGAAAACGCTCCGCACGGTGAAAGATGTCGGCGAGCCGGTGCGATATTACTGCGCCGAGACCGGCGAGGGCGAAGCCCGGTTCGTCGCCGATCGAATCGTTGACCTGCTGGCGGCGGATCCGTCGCATCGGGTGGCCGTGCTCTATCGCACCAATGCTCAATCGCGGCTGCTGGAGGACGCCTGTCGCGCCCGAGGACTGAGTTTCACGATGGTCGGAGGATTTTCCTTCTACAAGCGGGCGGAAATTCGGGACATCCTCGCTTACCTGAAACTGGCGCTCAATCCCTGGGATGACGAGAGCTTCCGCCGCATCATCAACTCACCGCCGCGAGGAATCGGACGCAAGACGCTGGAGGCTATCGAGTCCCTCGCCCGCGAGTACCACCTCTCGCTCTGGGACAGCGTGAAGCTGGCTCTTGTTGAGGCGCGGCTGCCGGAGCGGAGTCTCGCTCCGCTTCGGGATTTCGTCGGAATGATGGAGGCGCTCGCCGAGCACGCTCGTACTAACGGCCCCGCCGACGTCGTTCGCGCCGCCATCTCCTCCACCGGCTACGCTCAGGCGCTTGAGGCCAAACGCACGACATCGGCACGATCGCTGGAGGCCGAAAGCCGATTGCTCAACCTCGAAGAGTTGGTCACGGCAGCCACCGAAGCGCAGGAGCGGGGCCAGTCGCTCCGGGAGTTTATTGACCATGCCGCTCTCATCTCCGATGCCGACGAATACGATCCCAACGCCCCGGTGACGCTCATGACCATGCATAGCGCCAAAGGGATGGAATTCCCCACCGTCTTCATCGTGGGGCTGGAGGAGGACCTCTTCCCCCACTTTCGCTCTCAAAACGACGAGGCTGCACTGGAAGAAGAGCGGAGACTCTTTTACGTCGCCATCACGCGAGCCCAGCAGCGCCTCTTCCTCACGCATGCCCGCATGCGACGATACCAGGGGAAAGAAGTATCCGCTCGCCCCTCCCGCTTTTTGCGCGAATTACCCTGGGAACTGGTAGAAGATCTCAGTGAGGATCACACCAAAGAGGCGTCCGGTCAGGAAGATCATTCCTTCGCCCGCCCCCGCGCGACCTATAGCGGAAAGACCTATAACACCATCGAGAGCATTCGGCACTTTTTCGCCGAGCGGGGCATGTCGGTGAATCTGCCCGATCCCTCATCGCCTCCCCGGAGCCGCTCGTTTCGGCCCGGTATGTGGGTGCGCCATCCCGAGTATGGAATCGGTCGGGTGCTCCGGCGAGAAGGTCAGGGCGATCGGGTGAAGCTCATCGTCTCGTTTCCCGGATTCGGTCAGCGCACATTGATGGAGAAAGTCGCCCCTCTGGAAGAGGTCTGA
- the ubiE gene encoding bifunctional demethylmenaquinone methyltransferase/2-methoxy-6-polyprenyl-1,4-benzoquinol methylase UbiE, giving the protein MRKTEQGTNSTCLRAPDGQGKPSEQVKQMFASIARRYDLLNHLLSLTIDRRWRRMTRKKIRAALTVPGARVLDLCSGTADLALELAAEAPVIGLDFCHPMLLIGQRKIARRRASVDLVEGDALRLPFGDNLFTAVTIAFGLRNLESAEDGLREMFRVLRPGGLVAVLEFSRLRLPVVGQLYGFYFKHVVPRVGTMISGVSGPYQYLYTSVQSFFDPASLADLMRQVGFHNVRYQPFSGGIVTLHLGEKRA; this is encoded by the coding sequence GTGAGGAAGACGGAGCAAGGTACCAATTCGACCTGTCTCCGCGCACCGGACGGACAGGGGAAACCGAGCGAACAGGTCAAGCAGATGTTCGCTTCCATCGCCCGACGCTACGATCTGTTGAATCATCTGCTGTCGCTGACCATTGATCGGCGCTGGCGTCGGATGACGCGGAAAAAGATTCGGGCGGCGCTCACGGTACCGGGAGCGCGCGTGCTCGATCTGTGTTCGGGAACGGCGGATCTGGCGCTGGAGCTGGCCGCCGAGGCTCCCGTCATCGGGCTGGATTTCTGCCACCCGATGCTGCTCATCGGTCAGCGGAAGATCGCGCGTCGGCGGGCGAGCGTTGATCTGGTCGAGGGAGACGCTTTGCGCTTGCCGTTCGGAGACAATCTGTTCACGGCAGTGACGATTGCCTTCGGCCTGCGCAATCTCGAATCGGCCGAGGACGGACTCCGCGAAATGTTTCGCGTCCTTCGGCCGGGAGGTCTGGTGGCCGTGCTCGAATTCTCTCGATTGCGCCTGCCGGTAGTGGGCCAGCTCTACGGCTTCTACTTCAAGCACGTCGTGCCCCGCGTGGGAACGATGATCTCCGGCGTCTCCGGTCCCTATCAGTATCTCTACACGTCGGTGCAATCCTTCTTCGATCCGGCTTCGCTGGCCGATCTCATGCGCCAGGTGGGATTTCACAACGTGCGCTATCAGCCGTTTTCCGGAGGCATCGTGACACTTCATCTGGGAGAGAAACGGGCATGA
- the queE gene encoding 7-carboxy-7-deazaguanine synthase QueE: protein MRITEIFYSIQGESSYAGLPCVFVRLTGCPLRCRWCDSEYTFYGGQRMTVEEVIQKVQSYGCRLVEITGGEPLVQKEVYPLTERLCDLGYTVLLETSGSLPIHHLDRRVIRIMDIKCPGSGHEHSNLWENINDLRPPDEVKFVILDRRDFDWAVDVIRTYDLASRAGLLFSPVHGELDPRLLAEWLLESHLAARLQLQLHKYIWGPDVRGR from the coding sequence ATGAGAATCACTGAGATTTTTTATTCGATTCAGGGCGAGTCCTCTTACGCCGGGCTGCCCTGCGTGTTTGTCCGGCTCACCGGGTGTCCTCTTCGCTGTCGCTGGTGCGACTCGGAGTACACCTTCTATGGCGGTCAACGGATGACTGTGGAGGAGGTCATCCAGAAGGTGCAAAGCTATGGCTGTCGCCTGGTGGAAATCACCGGCGGCGAACCGCTCGTGCAAAAGGAGGTTTATCCGCTGACGGAGCGACTGTGCGATCTCGGTTATACGGTGCTCCTGGAAACGAGCGGCAGCCTTCCCATCCACCACCTCGACCGTCGGGTCATCCGCATCATGGACATCAAATGCCCCGGCAGCGGTCACGAGCATTCCAACCTCTGGGAGAACATCAACGATCTTCGTCCGCCGGATGAAGTCAAGTTCGTGATCCTCGATCGTCGTGATTTCGACTGGGCGGTGGATGTCATCCGAACATACGATCTCGCCAGCCGGGCGGGTCTTCTCTTCTCTCCGGTTCACGGCGAACTCGATCCCCGACTCTTAGCCGAGTGGTTGCTGGAGAGTCACCTGGCGGCACGGCTCCAGCTCCAGCTCCACAAATACATCTGGGGGCCGGACGTGAGGGGGAGATGA
- a CDS encoding tetratricopeptide repeat protein, whose product MTEKMIRQMLSVLGVVLSLTIVAWAQTAAIEGEVYALQADGSKVPVANALIELYRIDVKGHYQTKTDKKGQFAHIGLPFGRYVIIVSGPGLTPYYEYNVRIPPPGEAVLRRTIEMTPGDGRRPTLEEIQKWVAERGQGGQTPQLTAEQKKQLEEQMRQYEEQKKKAARDEELIKHFNAANELAKAGKYEEALPEYKAALEASPDHPQLYVVLGRMAEAYHNLGVERFNRKERPQAAEAFNLAIETAQKAISLIPETKAAEKPNYQGLLCRSLAVVATYLDQKRLDEAVAAHEALLAVQTTPADKARTQLQIAKMYLETVRTADAVAAYRKVLTFDPNNLDALFGIGQALAQSADPANISEALKVLKEFVEKAQRDDQRAVQVQQANEMIAAFSAYLEEQKKGKKKP is encoded by the coding sequence ATGACCGAAAAAATGATCCGCCAGATGCTCAGTGTCCTGGGAGTCGTCCTCAGTCTCACCATTGTCGCCTGGGCTCAAACGGCAGCCATCGAGGGGGAGGTTTATGCCCTTCAAGCCGATGGATCGAAGGTCCCTGTGGCCAATGCCCTCATCGAGCTGTACCGCATTGACGTGAAAGGTCACTACCAAACCAAAACCGATAAGAAGGGGCAGTTCGCTCACATCGGCCTGCCTTTCGGACGCTACGTCATCATCGTGTCGGGACCGGGACTCACTCCCTACTACGAATACAACGTGCGGATTCCGCCCCCGGGGGAAGCCGTACTGCGGCGCACCATTGAGATGACCCCTGGAGATGGCCGTCGCCCGACGCTGGAGGAGATTCAAAAATGGGTTGCCGAGCGCGGGCAGGGAGGCCAGACGCCGCAGCTCACCGCCGAGCAAAAGAAGCAGTTGGAAGAACAGATGAGGCAGTACGAAGAGCAAAAGAAGAAAGCCGCTCGGGATGAGGAGCTGATCAAGCACTTCAATGCGGCGAACGAACTGGCCAAGGCCGGCAAGTACGAAGAAGCCCTGCCCGAGTACAAGGCTGCCCTCGAAGCCAGCCCCGATCATCCGCAGTTGTACGTGGTGCTCGGTCGGATGGCCGAAGCCTACCATAATCTCGGCGTCGAGCGATTCAATCGCAAGGAGCGACCGCAGGCCGCGGAAGCCTTCAACCTGGCGATTGAAACGGCTCAGAAAGCCATCTCCCTCATCCCGGAAACGAAGGCTGCGGAAAAGCCGAACTATCAGGGCCTGCTGTGCCGCTCGCTGGCGGTCGTCGCAACATATCTCGATCAGAAACGGCTGGACGAGGCCGTAGCGGCTCACGAGGCGTTGCTTGCCGTCCAAACGACACCGGCAGATAAAGCCCGCACCCAACTGCAAATCGCCAAAATGTACCTGGAGACGGTGCGGACGGCTGATGCGGTGGCTGCTTATCGCAAGGTGTTGACGTTCGACCCGAATAATCTCGATGCTCTGTTTGGCATCGGTCAGGCGCTCGCCCAATCCGCCGATCCGGCCAATATCTCCGAAGCCTTGAAAGTCCTCAAGGAATTCGTGGAGAAAGCCCAGCGAGATGACCAGCGCGCCGTACAGGTGCAACAGGCCAATGAGATGATCGCAGCCTTCTCGGCCTACCTGGAAGAGCAGAAGAAGGGCAAGAAGAAGCCGTAA
- a CDS encoding prepilin-type N-terminal cleavage/methylation domain-containing protein, whose protein sequence is MKRRQQGFSLIELLIVIVIIGIILALGIPRLTRIRIPANETAAISNLRSYNQAQLTFSISHNNLYGDPNDLLASGDIAEGLAEQLGAKGTPIAKSGYEGSAADTGDAPNGLGTGYAAELHPSTPGSTGIRYFGTDQNGTIYESSTASFTTSNGVLTKPSDAKSTQ, encoded by the coding sequence ATGAAACGACGGCAGCAGGGATTCTCACTCATTGAACTTTTGATCGTCATCGTCATCATTGGCATCATCCTGGCGCTGGGAATTCCTCGACTGACGCGCATTCGGATTCCCGCCAACGAGACGGCGGCCATCAGCAATCTCCGCAGCTATAATCAAGCGCAGTTGACCTTCTCCATCTCCCACAATAACCTCTATGGCGATCCCAACGATCTCCTGGCCAGTGGAGATATTGCTGAGGGGTTGGCCGAGCAACTGGGGGCCAAAGGGACGCCGATCGCCAAATCGGGTTATGAGGGAAGCGCGGCCGATACCGGCGATGCGCCTAACGGCTTGGGCACGGGGTATGCGGCGGAACTCCATCCTTCGACGCCGGGCTCGACGGGGATCCGTTACTTCGGCACCGATCAAAACGGAACGATCTACGAATCCTCGACGGCGAGTTTCACCACCAGCAATGGGGTGCTGACCAAACCGAGCGATGCGAAATCCACGCAGTAG
- a CDS encoding ABC transporter permease codes for MRPTARATDEPTISPEGASVSSRAIASSHSWQRILAVARACWVEARRDRFHDSLLLFALMVIAAALLLGQISVGQERKILIDVGLSAIRIFGALLAIFLGLALTGRDIEQRTVYMLLSKPLGRGELLLGRFVGGAVTLGASVTFMTAAVLLALTFLTRSVTSLHAIIVPAAFLLYLQALLVLALALLFATFSTPVLSAILTFVLFLIGHLTSDFAHLAETVDSPGVALLCRMLYYTLPNFQNFNFITAVAHGQELALSLVGKVSLYAILYGGILLLVAVMIFERREFR; via the coding sequence ATGAGGCCAACGGCACGCGCCACCGACGAGCCGACAATCTCCCCGGAGGGGGCGTCCGTCTCCTCCCGGGCGATTGCTTCGTCCCACTCCTGGCAGAGGATTCTCGCCGTCGCTCGCGCCTGCTGGGTGGAAGCGCGACGAGATCGTTTTCATGACAGCCTCCTTCTCTTCGCCCTGATGGTCATCGCTGCGGCGCTGCTTCTCGGCCAGATTTCGGTGGGGCAGGAGCGCAAAATCCTCATTGATGTCGGCCTGAGTGCGATTCGCATCTTCGGCGCACTGCTGGCCATCTTCCTGGGCCTCGCTCTCACGGGCAGGGACATCGAGCAGCGCACGGTCTACATGCTGCTGTCTAAGCCCCTTGGTCGGGGGGAACTCCTCCTGGGCCGATTCGTCGGCGGCGCCGTGACGCTTGGGGCGAGCGTGACCTTCATGACGGCGGCCGTGCTCCTGGCGCTCACGTTTCTCACCCGTTCGGTCACATCTCTTCATGCGATCATTGTACCCGCTGCGTTCCTCCTCTATCTTCAGGCGCTTCTCGTGCTGGCGCTGGCGTTGCTCTTCGCGACGTTTTCCACGCCGGTGCTTTCGGCCATCCTCACCTTCGTTCTTTTCCTCATCGGTCACCTGACGAGCGACTTCGCCCATCTGGCCGAAACGGTGGATTCTCCCGGAGTGGCTCTGCTGTGCCGGATGCTCTATTACACGTTGCCCAACTTCCAGAACTTCAACTTCATCACGGCCGTCGCTCATGGTCAGGAACTCGCCCTCTCGCTTGTCGGTAAGGTCTCTCTCTATGCCATCCTCTACGGCGGGATACTTCTGCTTGTCGCCGTGATGATTTTCGAGCGGCGGGAGTTTCGATGA